A window of Mucilaginibacter sp. PAMC 26640 contains these coding sequences:
- a CDS encoding amino acid transporter, translated as MSKSVFRRKSVDKILADVASGFSDAEHPGSASQLKKELNVKDLTLMGIAAVVGAGIFSTIGEASFYGGPGVSILFIITAVTCGFSALCYAEFASRIPVAGSAYTYAYASFGELIAWIIGWDLLMEYAIGNIAVAISWSTYFVNLLEGFHLHMPEYLTMDYFSAFRAHEKIAELTTGGKAAEITENLKTAATAWNNAPGFGNFKLIANLPALGIVFIITYLVYIGIRETKKATNAMVILKVLIVIAVIAIGFFYVTPANWHPFMPNGFKGVMKGVSGVFFAYIGFDAISTTAEECQNPQKDLPRGMIYSLIICTVLYILISLVLTGMVNYKDLQVGDPLAFVFAKVGLKNISYVISVSAVIATASVLLIFQLGQPRIWMSMSRDGLLPKAFSRIHPKFQTPSFATIVTGFVVAIPALFLNLTEVTDLTSIGTLFAFVLVCGGVLLMPREAAVKGKFHLPYVNAKYIAPVILVIMGFLFWSPFMAMLSQGNLHEKFPFFLFIILSIGLTIAAVMKNLSLIPVLGLLSCFYLMTELTYQSWIRFLAWLVVGLVIYALYGYKHSLIGKAEGGSLKA; from the coding sequence ATGTCTAAAAGCGTATTTCGCAGAAAATCTGTTGATAAGATTTTGGCTGATGTTGCCTCTGGTTTCAGCGATGCTGAACACCCTGGTTCAGCCTCCCAACTCAAAAAAGAACTTAATGTAAAAGACCTTACCCTGATGGGAATCGCTGCTGTTGTAGGAGCAGGAATTTTCTCAACAATTGGCGAGGCATCGTTCTACGGCGGGCCAGGTGTGTCTATCCTGTTTATTATCACTGCGGTAACCTGTGGGTTTTCTGCATTATGCTATGCTGAATTTGCTTCGCGTATACCTGTTGCGGGCAGTGCATATACCTACGCCTACGCATCTTTTGGTGAGCTTATCGCCTGGATCATCGGCTGGGATCTTTTGATGGAATATGCTATCGGTAATATTGCGGTAGCCATATCCTGGAGTACTTACTTTGTTAACCTGCTGGAAGGATTTCATCTCCATATGCCCGAGTATTTAACAATGGATTACTTCTCGGCATTTCGGGCCCATGAAAAAATAGCTGAGCTAACCACTGGCGGCAAAGCGGCAGAAATTACCGAAAACCTGAAAACCGCTGCAACAGCCTGGAACAATGCTCCCGGCTTTGGTAACTTTAAGCTGATCGCTAACTTACCGGCTTTGGGCATCGTTTTTATTATTACCTATCTTGTATATATCGGTATCCGAGAAACCAAAAAGGCTACAAATGCCATGGTGATATTGAAAGTACTGATCGTTATCGCAGTGATTGCCATTGGTTTCTTTTATGTAACACCGGCTAACTGGCACCCGTTCATGCCAAATGGTTTTAAGGGTGTAATGAAGGGCGTCTCAGGTGTATTTTTTGCCTACATTGGTTTTGATGCCATTTCTACCACTGCAGAAGAATGCCAAAATCCACAAAAGGATCTCCCCCGAGGGATGATCTACTCGCTCATAATCTGCACCGTGTTATATATCCTTATTTCTCTTGTGCTTACGGGCATGGTAAATTATAAAGATTTACAGGTTGGCGATCCGCTGGCATTTGTATTTGCCAAAGTAGGATTAAAGAACATCAGTTATGTGATCTCCGTTAGTGCAGTAATTGCTACTGCAAGTGTGCTACTTATCTTTCAACTGGGGCAGCCCCGTATCTGGATGAGTATGAGCCGCGATGGTTTGTTACCAAAGGCTTTTTCCCGTATCCATCCTAAGTTTCAAACACCATCTTTTGCCACAATTGTAACCGGTTTTGTGGTAGCTATACCAGCATTGTTCCTTAACCTGACCGAGGTGACCGATTTGACCAGTATTGGTACTTTATTCGCATTCGTACTTGTTTGTGGCGGTGTTTTACTTATGCCCCGTGAAGCTGCTGTAAAAGGTAAATTTCACCTCCCCTATGTAAATGCCAAATATATTGCGCCGGTAATACTTGTAATTATGGGTTTTTTATTTTGGTCCCCTTTTATGGCAATGTTATCACAGGGTAATTTGCATGAAAAGTTTCCTTTCTTCCTTTTTATCATTCTTTCAATAGGATTAACAATTGCAGCAGTGATGAAAAACCTGTCGCTTATACCTGTGTTAGGTTTGTTGAGCTGCTTTTATCTGATGACGGAACTGACCTATCAAAGTTGGATCCGATTCCTCGCCTGGTTAGTTGTGGGGCTTGTTATTTATGCTTTATACGGTTATAAGCACAGCCTGATCGGAAAGGCTGAAGGCGGGAGTTTGAAAGCCTAG
- a CDS encoding oligoendopeptidase F: MITKKTRTYIPADLEIKWETLEPLYQELTDRPINSVEELEKWLKDGSELQAALEEDFAWRYIRMTCDTMNPDLLESFQYFATEIEPKTAPYNNNLNKKLVENEFVSQLKEEKYYIMLRGVKKALELFREENIPLQTEIQVEQQKYQSITGSMSVHIDEKEFTLEQASVFLKGTDRAKRQEVWEKITARRLQDKTVLDTLFDHLRALRHKVALNAGFENYRDYKFQELGRFDYTAQDCYAFHAAIETEIVPILRDQAQKRKEALGVDALKPWDMDVDVSGKPALKPFNNGAELVDKSIQCFTNISSYLGERLSIMKDNSLFDVESRKGKAPGGYNYPLSETGAPFIFMNSANTFRDLTTMVHEGGHAVHTFLTADLELNDFKHCPSEVAELASMSMELISMDNWDVYFDNEEDLKRAKRDQLFDVLKTLPWVAVVDQFQHWIYTNPDHTDAERTAAWLKIYEPFGAGFVDWSEHAEAEQNLWQKQLHIFEVPFYYIEYGMAQLGAIAVWKNYKENPEKGLQQYLDALKLGYTKTITEIYETAGIKFDFSAGYVKELAEFVKAEMDKI, from the coding sequence ATGATAACTAAAAAAACACGAACATACATCCCGGCTGACCTAGAGATAAAATGGGAAACGCTGGAACCGCTTTACCAGGAATTAACAGACCGCCCTATCAACTCGGTTGAGGAACTGGAAAAATGGCTTAAAGATGGCAGCGAATTACAGGCTGCTTTGGAAGAAGATTTTGCCTGGCGCTATATTCGCATGACCTGCGATACCATGAACCCCGATCTGCTGGAGAGCTTCCAATATTTTGCTACCGAGATCGAGCCCAAAACAGCACCTTACAATAACAACCTCAACAAAAAGCTTGTTGAGAACGAGTTTGTAAGCCAGCTGAAAGAAGAGAAGTATTACATCATGCTTCGTGGTGTAAAGAAGGCATTGGAGCTGTTCCGCGAAGAGAACATTCCACTGCAAACGGAGATCCAGGTAGAGCAGCAAAAATACCAGTCGATCACCGGCAGTATGTCCGTTCATATCGATGAAAAGGAATTTACATTGGAACAAGCATCCGTATTTTTAAAAGGAACCGATCGTGCCAAAAGGCAGGAGGTTTGGGAAAAGATAACCGCGCGCCGCCTGCAGGATAAAACCGTGCTGGATACTCTTTTTGATCATCTGCGTGCCCTGCGCCACAAAGTAGCACTCAACGCCGGTTTTGAAAACTACCGCGATTATAAATTTCAGGAATTGGGCAGGTTTGATTACACGGCACAGGATTGCTACGCTTTCCATGCGGCTATAGAGACCGAGATTGTACCCATATTGCGCGATCAGGCCCAAAAACGCAAGGAAGCTCTCGGAGTTGATGCCCTAAAGCCCTGGGATATGGACGTTGATGTATCGGGCAAACCGGCTTTAAAACCCTTTAACAATGGCGCAGAGTTGGTTGACAAATCTATTCAGTGTTTTACCAATATCAGCAGCTACCTGGGCGAGCGCTTATCCATCATGAAGGATAATAGTCTTTTCGATGTGGAAAGCCGAAAAGGCAAGGCCCCCGGTGGTTACAATTACCCATTGTCGGAAACCGGCGCGCCATTCATTTTTATGAACTCCGCCAATACCTTCCGCGATTTAACAACCATGGTACACGAGGGCGGCCATGCAGTACATACTTTTCTGACAGCCGACCTGGAACTTAACGATTTTAAACATTGCCCAAGTGAGGTGGCCGAACTGGCCTCTATGTCGATGGAGTTGATTTCGATGGACAACTGGGATGTTTATTTCGATAATGAGGAAGATCTGAAGCGCGCCAAACGCGATCAGCTTTTTGATGTGCTTAAAACTCTGCCATGGGTAGCGGTGGTAGATCAGTTTCAGCATTGGATCTATACCAATCCGGATCATACCGATGCCGAACGCACGGCAGCCTGGTTAAAGATCTACGAGCCTTTTGGTGCCGGGTTTGTTGATTGGAGTGAACATGCTGAAGCAGAGCAGAACTTATGGCAAAAGCAGCTGCATATTTTCGAAGTGCCGTTTTACTATATTGAATACGGTATGGCACAGCTTGGTGCCATTGCGGTTTGGAAAAATTATAAGGAAAACCCGGAGAAAGGCTTGCAGCAATATCTGGATGCCCTAAAACTAGGCTATACCAAAACCATTACCGAGATATATGAAACAGCCGGTATTAAATTTGATTTCAGTGCCGGGTACGTCAAAGAGCTTGCGGAGTTTGTGAAAGCCGAAATGGATAAAATATAA
- a CDS encoding asparagine synthetase B: MIKSRCRYLLVLTLLLLPFVTRAASILIPMDEEQKDHLKSYGIAFWVLKNQQEVDWLLNYRGGSFMMRYDKRVEDECKIRGVSYQVLADAAATQIVTEVSDPSVNMDLVKLQKAPKMAVYSPKSKLPWDDAVTLVLKYAEIPYDVLYDEEVIKGDLPKYDWLHLHHEDFTGQFSKFYAAYRYAQWYNEDVKSQNAMAKKLGFQKVSQMKLAVAQHIRDFCAGGGFLFAMCSGTDTFDIALSAANTDICGPMFDGDATDPSAQSKLDFTQTFAFQNFSLDMNPESHQFSNIDVTPTRQVDRPRDFFTLFDFSAKWDVVPSMLTQDHDKVIKGFMGLTTAFNKNKLKPGVTIMGEMKTANEARYIHGEYGKGQWTFYGGHDPEDYQHAVGDPPTDLKLHPNSPGYRLILNNVLFPAANKKKQKT, from the coding sequence GTGATTAAATCCCGCTGCCGTTATCTTTTAGTTTTGACCTTGCTCCTTTTACCTTTTGTAACGCGGGCCGCTTCCATCCTTATCCCAATGGATGAAGAGCAAAAGGATCACCTGAAATCTTACGGCATTGCCTTTTGGGTGTTAAAGAACCAGCAGGAGGTAGACTGGCTTTTGAATTACCGCGGCGGCAGCTTTATGATGCGTTACGATAAGCGTGTAGAAGACGAGTGCAAGATCCGGGGGGTGAGTTACCAGGTGCTTGCCGATGCCGCCGCAACGCAGATTGTTACTGAAGTAAGCGATCCGTCGGTGAATATGGACCTGGTGAAATTGCAGAAAGCGCCAAAAATGGCGGTGTATTCGCCGAAGAGCAAACTGCCCTGGGATGATGCCGTTACACTGGTATTAAAATATGCGGAGATCCCCTATGATGTTTTGTATGATGAGGAAGTAATAAAAGGCGACCTGCCAAAATACGATTGGCTGCATTTGCACCACGAAGATTTTACAGGGCAGTTTAGCAAATTCTACGCGGCTTACCGATATGCCCAGTGGTATAACGAGGATGTGAAAAGCCAGAATGCTATGGCTAAAAAGCTTGGCTTCCAAAAGGTATCGCAAATGAAGCTGGCGGTGGCCCAGCATATCCGCGATTTTTGCGCAGGCGGGGGTTTCCTGTTTGCCATGTGCAGCGGCACCGATACCTTTGACATTGCTCTTTCAGCAGCAAATACCGATATATGCGGACCAATGTTCGACGGGGACGCAACGGATCCATCGGCGCAATCCAAGCTGGATTTCACCCAAACTTTTGCCTTTCAAAATTTCTCGCTCGACATGAATCCCGAATCGCACCAGTTTAGCAATATAGACGTAACCCCTACCAGGCAGGTAGATCGCCCACGCGACTTTTTTACGCTGTTTGATTTCTCGGCCAAATGGGATGTGGTACCCAGCATGCTTACGCAGGATCATGATAAAGTAATTAAAGGTTTTATGGGATTAACTACTGCCTTCAATAAAAACAAACTCAAACCGGGTGTTACCATTATGGGAGAAATGAAAACCGCTAACGAGGCAAGGTACATCCACGGCGAATATGGTAAAGGGCAATGGACCTTCTACGGCGGCCACGATCCTGAAGATTACCAGCACGCAGTTGGCGACCCGCCAACAGATTTAAAACTCCACCCCAACTCCCCGGGATACCGGCTGATATTAAATAATGTACTGTTCCCTGCAGCTAATAAAAAGAAGCAGAAGACCTAA
- a CDS encoding purine-nucleoside phosphorylase encodes MLESIQNSTTYIKTRIGDFVPEIGIILGTGLGGLVNEIEVEKQLMYSNIPDFPMSTLEFHSGKLIFGTLAGKKVVAMQGRLHYYEGYNMQQITLPVRVMKLLGIKTLLVSNASGSLNPAFKKGDLMVIDDHINLQPMNPLIGRNDTEMGPRFPDMSQPYKRDLIQKALTIAEANNITCHKGVYVAVTGPNLETRAEYRYLRIIGGDAVGMSTVPEVIVANHMGLTVFAISVLTDEGFLEELTPVSLDEILTVAREAEPKMTQILTELIAGL; translated from the coding sequence ATGTTAGAAAGTATTCAGAATAGTACCACCTATATCAAAACGCGTATTGGCGATTTTGTGCCGGAGATAGGCATCATTTTAGGCACTGGCCTTGGTGGCCTTGTTAATGAGATTGAGGTTGAAAAACAACTGATGTACAGTAATATTCCGGATTTTCCGATGTCGACACTCGAGTTTCACTCGGGCAAACTTATTTTTGGCACACTGGCTGGCAAAAAAGTAGTTGCTATGCAAGGAAGACTGCATTATTACGAAGGTTATAACATGCAGCAGATAACCCTGCCGGTACGGGTAATGAAGCTGCTGGGTATAAAAACGCTTCTAGTATCTAATGCCAGTGGATCTCTCAATCCGGCGTTTAAAAAAGGCGACCTGATGGTTATTGATGACCATATTAACCTGCAGCCAATGAACCCGCTGATTGGCCGCAATGATACCGAAATGGGGCCACGCTTTCCGGATATGAGTCAGCCTTATAAGCGCGACCTGATACAAAAGGCATTGACCATTGCCGAAGCCAACAACATTACCTGCCATAAAGGGGTTTACGTAGCGGTGACCGGGCCGAATTTGGAAACGCGGGCAGAGTACCGGTACCTGCGCATTATTGGCGGAGATGCGGTTGGTATGAGCACCGTACCCGAGGTAATTGTGGCTAACCACATGGGCTTAACTGTTTTTGCGATATCGGTTTTAACCGACGAAGGTTTTTTAGAAGAGCTTACGCCTGTATCCTTAGATGAAATACTGACAGTTGCACGGGAGGCCGAACCAAAAATGACCCAGATCCTTACAGAATTAATTGCCGGGCTTTAA
- a CDS encoding tetraacyldisaccharide 4'-kinase gives MKYLRWLLFPFSLLYGLVVIIRNWFYDAGLLKSREFDLPVISVGNLEVGGAGKSPMTEYLVRLLKSEYKLATLSRGYGRKTKGFHLATTTTNAAETGDEPAQFKHKFPEITVAVCEDRVAGINQLKNDHDLVILDDAYQHRAVEPGLSILLFDYSKLFEPQMLLPAGNLREPFSGKWRADIMVVTKCPPMLTHDEKTRCYNRVSPQHWQPLFFTSIQYLPLQHLQQNEASCDMDNNTTVFLLTGIANPAPLVSYIKTITSHIIHHDYPDHHQFSLKNIAKLAGEFNACKSQKKVIITTEKDAQRLGVQALHAAVAQLPFWTLPIGVSFLDDTETAFYELVTDYVRKYSE, from the coding sequence ATGAAATACCTGCGCTGGTTGTTATTCCCCTTTTCGCTGTTGTACGGCCTGGTTGTAATCATCCGCAACTGGTTTTATGATGCGGGTTTATTGAAAAGCCGCGAATTTGATCTGCCTGTAATTTCGGTTGGTAACCTGGAAGTTGGCGGTGCCGGTAAAAGCCCGATGACCGAATACCTGGTGCGCTTGTTAAAAAGCGAATATAAACTGGCCACGCTTAGTCGTGGTTACGGCCGCAAAACCAAAGGATTTCATCTCGCCACAACCACCACAAATGCTGCCGAGACCGGCGATGAGCCCGCACAGTTTAAACATAAATTCCCGGAGATAACTGTTGCCGTTTGTGAAGACCGCGTGGCGGGGATAAATCAGCTAAAAAATGACCATGATTTGGTTATTTTAGATGATGCATACCAGCATCGCGCGGTAGAGCCCGGTTTAAGTATTCTGCTGTTCGATTACAGCAAACTTTTTGAACCTCAAATGCTTTTACCGGCCGGGAACCTTCGCGAGCCTTTCAGTGGCAAATGGCGGGCAGATATCATGGTGGTAACTAAATGCCCTCCCATGCTAACGCACGATGAAAAAACGCGTTGCTATAACCGCGTTTCTCCGCAGCACTGGCAGCCCTTGTTTTTTACCTCGATACAATATTTGCCTTTGCAACATTTGCAGCAAAATGAGGCCAGCTGCGATATGGATAATAATACCACAGTGTTCTTGCTCACTGGCATTGCTAATCCGGCGCCGCTGGTAAGCTATATCAAAACGATAACTTCACATATCATTCATCACGATTATCCCGACCATCATCAGTTTAGCTTGAAAAATATCGCTAAACTTGCCGGAGAGTTTAATGCTTGTAAATCACAAAAAAAGGTGATCATTACAACAGAAAAGGATGCGCAGCGTTTAGGGGTACAAGCCCTGCATGCCGCTGTTGCGCAACTGCCGTTTTGGACGCTGCCAATAGGGGTGAGCTTTTTGGATGACACGGAAACCGCATTTTACGAATTAGTAACAGATTATGTTAGAAAGTATTCAGAATAG
- a CDS encoding serine hydrolase, translated as MKYFLPALFLLFITVTAFAQTDKKLTAQINTAIKGFNGKVGIYVQNLKTRKTVGINQDTLFPTASMIKVSILSGVMDKIEKGELKYNQKLGYRDSLLYAGEDLLGSFKDKDTIQLSKVAMLMITMSDNTASLWLQKLVTGEHINNWLDRNGFKNMRVNSRTPGRQAMQKIYGWGVTTPYEMCRLFTLIRNGQVVSPAASERMSRMLNRIYWDNTALSEIPPFVQALSKQGAVDDSRSETLLVNAPHGDYVFSVITKNNKDQRWTPENEADLLIKKVSALLWHYYEPKSDWKPAPGIEKYMLNE; from the coding sequence ATGAAATATTTTCTCCCTGCTTTGTTCCTTTTGTTTATTACCGTAACCGCTTTTGCCCAGACCGATAAAAAACTAACCGCCCAAATAAACACAGCCATTAAAGGCTTTAACGGGAAAGTAGGCATCTATGTTCAAAATTTGAAAACCCGCAAAACGGTTGGAATTAATCAAGACACGCTCTTCCCCACCGCTAGCATGATCAAAGTGAGCATCCTTAGTGGGGTAATGGATAAAATAGAAAAGGGCGAATTAAAATACAACCAAAAATTAGGCTATCGCGATTCACTGTTATATGCCGGGGAAGATCTATTAGGGTCGTTTAAGGATAAGGATACCATTCAACTGAGCAAAGTGGCTATGCTGATGATCACCATGAGCGATAATACCGCCAGCCTGTGGCTGCAAAAACTGGTTACCGGCGAGCACATCAACAATTGGCTGGATCGTAACGGTTTCAAAAACATGCGCGTAAATTCCAGGACGCCGGGGCGGCAGGCCATGCAGAAGATTTATGGTTGGGGTGTAACCACACCTTATGAAATGTGCCGGCTGTTTACCCTAATCAGGAACGGGCAGGTGGTAAGCCCGGCCGCGAGCGAGCGCATGAGCAGAATGCTTAACCGCATCTACTGGGATAATACGGCCCTTTCCGAAATCCCGCCTTTCGTACAGGCATTATCCAAGCAAGGTGCGGTGGATGATTCACGATCAGAAACGTTGTTGGTGAACGCCCCGCATGGCGATTACGTTTTCTCCGTCATTACCAAAAACAATAAAGACCAGCGCTGGACACCCGAAAATGAAGCAGACCTGCTGATCAAAAAAGTGTCAGCACTGTTATGGCATTACTATGAACCAAAAAGCGACTGGAAACCTGCGCCGGGCATAGAAAAGTATATGCTCAACGAATAG
- a CDS encoding glyoxalase: protein MSDYKIPAQTRIGHVHLKVSDIQKSLDFYSGLLGFELITMYGNDAAFISAGGYHHHIGLNTWHSKGAAPAPERAPGLYHTAILYPERKDLAAILQRLIDAKYPLTGASDHGVSEALYLDDPDGNGVELYWDRPRSEWPTDEHGNLTMYTRRLDVEGLLALLK from the coding sequence ATGAGCGATTATAAAATCCCCGCACAAACCCGCATTGGTCATGTGCATTTGAAGGTGAGCGATATCCAAAAGTCTTTAGATTTTTACAGTGGCTTGCTGGGCTTTGAACTAATTACAATGTACGGCAACGACGCGGCATTTATATCTGCAGGTGGATACCATCACCATATTGGCCTTAATACCTGGCATAGCAAAGGTGCCGCCCCAGCACCGGAACGTGCACCCGGCCTTTATCATACCGCAATATTATACCCCGAACGCAAAGATCTTGCTGCCATATTACAGCGACTCATAGACGCAAAATATCCACTGACCGGCGCATCAGACCATGGTGTATCAGAAGCGCTTTACCTGGATGACCCGGACGGTAACGGCGTGGAGTTATACTGGGACCGCCCCCGTAGTGAATGGCCGACGGATGAACACGGTAACCTCACCATGTATACCCGCCGTTTGGATGTGGAAGGTTTGCTGGCCTTGCTTAAATAA
- a CDS encoding YihA family ribosome biogenesis GTP-binding protein: MIIKSADFICSNTQISRLPIPIKAEFAFIGRSNVGKSSLINMLVQKKGLAKTSQTPGKTQLINHFMVNESWYIVDLPGYGYAKISKSKKEDWNKFIRSYLDKRESLQCVMVLIDSRLEPQKIDLEFCNWLGEKGLSFVLVFTKADKQSNIKTDQNIAKFRKAILLTFEEAPQHFVTSSELLTGRDEILEFIDGINRSFEPPVFDEEYYKSPLDK; encoded by the coding sequence ATGATCATTAAATCAGCAGACTTTATTTGCAGCAATACCCAGATCTCCAGGCTGCCCATACCTATCAAGGCCGAATTTGCTTTTATAGGCCGATCCAACGTGGGTAAATCCTCCCTGATCAATATGCTGGTTCAAAAAAAGGGGCTTGCTAAAACCTCGCAAACGCCGGGCAAAACGCAATTGATTAACCATTTTATGGTGAACGAAAGCTGGTATATAGTCGATTTGCCCGGTTATGGTTATGCCAAGATCTCAAAAAGTAAAAAAGAAGACTGGAATAAATTTATCCGCAGCTACCTGGACAAACGTGAAAGCCTACAATGCGTGATGGTATTGATAGACAGCCGGCTGGAACCGCAAAAGATCGACCTCGAGTTCTGCAACTGGCTGGGCGAAAAAGGCCTGTCGTTTGTGCTGGTATTTACTAAAGCTGACAAGCAAAGCAACATCAAAACAGATCAGAATATCGCCAAATTTAGAAAGGCCATCTTATTAACTTTTGAGGAGGCGCCGCAGCACTTTGTAACCTCATCAGAATTATTGACGGGCAGGGATGAGATCCTGGAATTTATAGACGGTATTAACCGCTCTTTTGAGCCGCCGGTATTTGATGAGGAATATTACAAAAGTCCACTGGATAAATAG
- a CDS encoding 4-hydroxybenzoate octaprenyltransferase — MKKYLSLVTFTHTIFAMPFAFIGFFLAVTTTDHKFEWQKLVMMLFCMVFARNSAMAFNRYLDRNIDAKNPRTKQRDIPAGRISPAAALTFTLTNCGLFILTTWFINPLCFYLSPIALLVVLGYSATKRFTALCHMVLGLGLSLAPIGAYLVVTGAFAITPVFFSLSVLCWVSGFDIIYALQDEDFDREEKLHSIPAWLGKVNALRLSTVLHVFSAIFITMPVIYTNVGLLYYIGIAFFCAMLIYQHLLVKPNDLSRVNIAFMTTNGIASVVFAAFFLMDRVWMR; from the coding sequence ATGAAGAAATACCTTTCGCTCGTAACTTTCACCCATACCATATTTGCCATGCCATTTGCCTTCATCGGCTTCTTTTTGGCAGTAACTACTACAGACCATAAATTTGAATGGCAGAAACTGGTAATGATGCTTTTTTGCATGGTATTCGCCCGTAACTCGGCGATGGCCTTTAACCGCTATCTTGACAGAAACATCGACGCGAAAAACCCAAGAACCAAGCAGCGTGATATCCCTGCTGGAAGGATCAGTCCGGCAGCGGCTTTAACTTTCACCTTAACAAATTGCGGCTTATTTATTTTAACTACCTGGTTCATCAACCCGCTTTGCTTTTATCTTTCGCCAATTGCTCTGCTGGTGGTTCTGGGCTACAGTGCTACTAAAAGGTTTACGGCTTTATGTCACATGGTGTTGGGCCTGGGCTTGTCCCTCGCGCCAATTGGGGCCTATTTAGTGGTTACAGGGGCTTTCGCTATAACACCGGTATTCTTTTCCCTTTCGGTATTGTGCTGGGTGAGCGGGTTTGATATTATATACGCGTTACAGGACGAGGATTTTGACCGGGAAGAAAAACTCCACTCCATCCCTGCCTGGCTGGGCAAAGTAAATGCGCTGCGCCTTTCAACTGTGCTGCACGTGTTCTCGGCAATATTTATTACGATGCCTGTAATATATACAAACGTTGGTTTGTTATATTATATCGGCATTGCCTTCTTCTGCGCCATGCTTATCTATCAGCACCTGCTGGTAAAACCAAACGATCTGAGCAGGGTGAATATCGCTTTTATGACCACCAACGGTATTGCCAGCGTAGTGTTTGCAGCTTTCTTTTTGATGGACAGGGTATGGATGCGCTAA
- a CDS encoding cyclophilin, with the protein MSKAIIKTEKGDMTVEFFDKDAPNTVANFLGLAKSGFYDNVTFHRVIPNFMVQGGDPTGTGAGGSGTRIDCELTGENQYHDRGVLSMAHAGRNTGSSQFFICHSRANTAHLDRNHTVFGKVVENVDVVDAIRQGDKILGVEVIED; encoded by the coding sequence ATGAGCAAAGCAATTATAAAAACTGAAAAAGGCGACATGACTGTTGAGTTTTTCGATAAAGATGCCCCAAACACTGTTGCTAACTTTTTAGGATTAGCTAAATCGGGCTTTTACGATAACGTAACTTTCCACCGCGTTATCCCTAATTTTATGGTACAGGGTGGCGACCCAACTGGCACTGGTGCTGGTGGATCCGGTACACGTATCGACTGTGAATTAACCGGCGAAAACCAATACCATGATCGTGGTGTGTTATCGATGGCACACGCAGGCCGTAACACCGGCAGTTCACAATTCTTTATCTGCCACAGCCGTGCAAATACCGCTCACCTGGATCGTAACCACACCGTATTTGGCAAAGTGGTTGAAAACGTTGATGTTGTTGACGCAATTCGCCAGGGCGATAAAATCTTAGGAGTAGAAGTAATAGAGGATTAG
- a CDS encoding stress responsive alpha-beta barrel domain-containing protein, translating into MKTNRRKFIATAATVAAGTAVASAAPREVLDKKYPILHHALFWLKNPGSVQDRDQLVAGVKSLGKIESIKELRVGIVASTEKRDVVDNIWAVSEVMIFKDLASQAAYQTHPIHQEFIKTHSHLWEKVIVYDAIDV; encoded by the coding sequence ATGAAAACCAATCGCAGAAAATTCATAGCCACCGCTGCAACGGTAGCTGCCGGTACAGCCGTAGCTTCAGCAGCGCCACGAGAAGTACTCGATAAAAAGTATCCTATTCTTCACCATGCTTTGTTTTGGTTGAAGAACCCGGGATCTGTCCAGGATCGGGATCAGTTGGTGGCCGGCGTAAAATCACTTGGAAAAATAGAATCTATAAAAGAATTGCGCGTGGGTATTGTTGCCAGTACAGAAAAGCGCGACGTGGTAGATAATATCTGGGCGGTATCTGAGGTGATGATCTTTAAAGATCTGGCTAGCCAGGCAGCCTACCAAACTCATCCCATTCATCAGGAATTCATCAAAACGCATAGCCACCTTTGGGAAAAGGTGATTGTGTATGATGCGATAGACGTATAA